The sequence below is a genomic window from Zhongshania aliphaticivorans.
TAGGACAAATTGTCCAATTCTTTCCCAAGCCCAATTCGCTTAAAGTCTGCGTCCTCTTATTAACATCTGGACTTGCGAGTGGCGATGTCGATTTCTAAAACTTTGCGCACTATATTCGTTTCCGCTATCGGAATGGCCCTGCTGTCTGGCTGTGACACCGTGGTTATGTCGCCGTCGGGCGATATTGCGGCGCAACAGGCCAAGCTAATTGTATGGGCGACGATTCTTATGTTGATCGTCGTGGTTCCGGTCATTGTGCTGACCCTGCTATTTGCCTGGCGCTATCGGGCATCCAATAAAGAGGCCACCTACACGCCAGACTGGGACCACTCCACCAACTTGGAGCTGGTCATCTGGGCTGCACCGCTGGCCATTATTATCGCCTTGGGCGCACTAACCTGGGTGAGCACCCACCAGCTCGACCCCTACCGCCCTCTTGATCGAATTGACGAAGGTCGCCCCGTTCCCGAGGGTGTTGAGCCGCTAATTGTCGAAGTGGTCGCGATGGACTGGAAATGGCTGTTCTTTTACCCCGAGCAAGGTATCGCGGTGGTGAATCAATTGGCGGCCCCTGTGGACCGGCCAATAAAGTTCAAAATCACTGCTACCACCATGATGAACTCCTTTTATATTCCGGCCTTGGCGGGACAAATCTACGCCATGGGCGGCATGGAAACCCAGCTGCACGCGGTCATCAATGAAGCCGGTAGCTACGACGGTTTCTCTGCCAATTACTCTGGTGCGGGCTTTAACGGCATGCGTTTTAAATTCCTAGGCATGCCCGAGACCGAGTTTGACAAGTGGGTCAGCAAGGTCAAAACCGACGGCGACGTTCTCAGCCGCAGCGTATACACCGAACTCGCTGAGCCTAGCGAGTACAACCCCGTGCAATACTATCGCGAAGTGGCGCCCGATCTTTACGACGCCATTCTCAACCGCTGCGTTGAGCCTGGCACCCTGTGCATGAAAGACATGATGAAGCACCACGGCAGCCACAAAAGTGAAGTCGCCGCGCCAAGCTCTGCAAATTCAACAGCCAAAACACATGACGAGGGTCACCATGCCCACTAGCTATTTTTGTGCAATTACCGTGGTCGCAATGCGTCCGTCCCATTCACTTTTAGCGCGTCAGGGCGCCGGTAACTCTCATGTCTGATCTAAGTACTCTTATATTTGGGCGCTTAAGCCTTGATTCCATCCCATTTCACGATCCAATTTTGGTCGCGACCTTTGTGGTCGCTGCCCTCGGTGGTATAGCCTTGCTTGGCGCGCTCACCTACTACAAGGTGTGGGGCTATTTGTGGAAGGAGTGGTTTACCAGCATCGATCATAAACGCATCGGCGTGATGTATATGATTCTGGGTTTAATCATGCTACTGCGCGGCTTTGCCGACGCCATCATGATGCGGATTCACCAAGCCATGGCCTTTGGTGAAGCTACCGGCTACCTGCCGCCAGATCACTACGACCAAATATTTACCGCCCACGGCGTGATCATGATTTTCTTTGTGGCCATGCCCTTTGTTGTTGGCTTAATGAACTACATTGTGCCCCTGCAGATCGGCGCGCGTGACGTAGCCTTCCCATTCTTAAACAACCTCAGCTTCTGGATGACCAGTGCCGGTGCGGCGCTCATCATGATCTCACTGTTTATCGGTGAATTCGCCAAATCCGGCTGGCTGGCCTACCCGCCATTAACCGGAATACTGCAAAGTCCCGGGGTCGGGGTGGATTACTATATTTGGTCCCTACAGATTGCCGGGGTCGGCACCTTGCTGTCCGGCATCAACTTTGTCGTGACCATTGTCAAAATGCGCGCGCCCGGCATGAACATGATGAAAATGCCGATTTTCACCTGGACCGCGCTGTGTACTAACATTTTAATTGTGGCGGCTTTCCCCGTTTTAACAGCGGTAATGACCCTACTGTCCTTAGACCGCTATTTGGACATGAACTTTTTCACCAACGATCTTGGCGGCAACGCCATGATGTACGTAAACCTGATTTGGATCTGGGGTCACCCAGAGGTTTACATCCTGATTCTACCGATCTTTGGTGTGTTCTCAGAGATCGTCTCTACCTACAGTGGTAAGCGCCTATTCGGTTACTCGTCCATGGTCTACGCGACTTTGGTCATCACCATTCTGTCTTACCTCGTGTGGCTGCACCATTTCTTTACCATGGGATCTGGCGCAACGGTGAATAGCTTCTTTGGTATCACCACCATGATTATTTCTATTCCCACTGGCGCGAAAATCTTCAACTGGTTGTTCACCATGTACCGTGGTCGCATTCAGTTTGAAGTCCCCATGCTGTGGACCATCGGCTTTATGATCACCTTCGTAATTGGCGGCATGACCGGCGTGTTACTGGCTGTGCCACCTGCTGACTTTGTGCTGCACAACAGCCTGTTTTTGATTGCTCACTTCCACAACGTCATTATCGGTGGCGTGGTGTTCGGCACCTTCGCGGCGATTACCTTCTGGTATCCCAAAGTTACCGGGTACAAGCTGGAACCCTTCTGGGGCAAGGTCTCGTTCTGGTGCTGGTTTATTGGTTTCTACCTCGCCTTTATGCCGCTGTACATGTTGGGCTTTATGGGCGTCACCCGCCGTATGAGCCATTTCGACGATCCATCGCTGCAGATTTGGTTCCAGATCGCCCTAGGTGGCGCGGTGTTAATCGGCGCAGGTATCATCGCCTTCTTGGTTCAGCTGTATGTGAGCTACAAGCGTCGCGACTCGCTGCGCGACGAAACTGGCGATCCGTGGGGTGGCCGCACCCTAGAGTGGTCAACCTCCTCACCACCGCCAAAATACAACTTCGCCTTTACCCCACGGGTATACGATCTTGACGCCTGGTGGCATATGAAGAGCAATGGCTTTAAACGCGCAACTGATGGCTTTATGCCCATCCACATGCCAAAAAACACCGCTGCCGGCATGGTGATCTCAGGCCTCAGCGCAGTATTCGGTTTCGCGATGGTTTGGCATATGTGGTTGATCGGCGGCCTGACGTTTGCGGCGCTAATGATCGCCATTATTGCGCACACTTTTAATTACAAGCGCGACTACTACATACCGGCTGAAGAGGTCGCGTTAGTCGAAGCCCAACGTACCGAGGTAGCTGCCTAAGATGTCTCACTCTACTGCTATGCCGGCCGCAGAGCCGGGCCAATTCGACTTCCTCGTTAAGGGAGAGCATCACGTCGCCAACGGCACGCTGCTGGGCTTCTGGTTGTATTTGATGAGCGACTGCCTCATCTTTGCCGCGCTGTTTGCCACCTATGGCGTATTGAGCCAAAACTATGCGGGTGGGCCATCGGGCGCAGATTTATTTGATCTACCGCTGGTCGCCTTAAACACCAGTTTTCTGCTGTTTTCGTCGATCACCTACGGCTTTGCCATGCTGCAGATGCAGCAGCGCAAACTCAAAGGCACCATGATTTGGCTGGCCATTACCGGCGTATTCGGCGCAGGCTTTCTCGGCTTAGAACTCTATGAGTTCTACCACCTTTTACACCAAGGTGCTGGTCCCCAGCGCAGTGCGTTCTTGTCGGCCTTTTTCACCCTTGTCGGCACCCACGGTTTGCACGTGTGCATTGGCATAATTTGGTTAGTTACCTTGCTTTTCCAACTCCGCAAGCACGGCTTAACCACCGCAAACCGCCGCCGTTTATTCTGCCTGTCTATGTTCTGGCACTTTCTTGATGTTGTCTGGATCGGCGTATTCACTATTGTTTATTTGATGGGGTCACTGTCATGAGCGAGCTTTCACACAACCACGATGAGCATCACGACCATCACGAAGAAGAAGGCCCGCACAGCAGCTTCAGCGGTTATATGCTGGGCTTTATGGCCTCGGTGTTTCTTACCGCCATCCCCTTTTGGCTAGTAATGGGGGATGTGTTTAGCTCACGCAACACCACCGTGCTGATCATTCTCGCCTTTGCCCTAGTGCAAATTCTGGTGCACATGGTTTATTTTCTGCACATGAATTTTCAGTCTGAAGGTGGCTGGACCATGCTCTCGCTCATCTTTACGGTGATTTTATTATTCATTACCTTGGCCGGTTCGCTGTGGGTGATGCACCACATGAATGTGAATATGATGCCCTCGATGATGTCGGGCGGCAGTTAAACCGTGCCCATGCGCCGCATAGTTAGCTTATCGATAATCAGCCTATGCGGCCTGCTCCTCTTTATCGGCTTTATCGCTCTCGGCAATTGGCAATTAGAACGCCGATTGTGGAAGTTAGACTTAATCGAAAAAGTCGAAATCCGCGTTCACGCACCCGCTGTAGCAGCGCCAGGCATTCGCGACTGGCCTTCGGTTAATAAGGCCGACGACGAATACCGCCACGTCGAATTACGCGGCCAATTTCTGCAAAACAAAGACACCCTGGTGGTTGCCGCCACCGAGCTTGGCAGCGGCTATTGGGTACTCACGCCATTTCAGCGCCACGATGGCAGCATCGTATTAGTCAATCGCGGCTATATCGGCCAAGGTGTCACGCCACAGGCGCCACCGCAGACCGACACAAGCCTCACCGGCCTGCTCCGGCTTAACGAGCCAAAGGGCAGTGTGCTGCGTGAAAACAGCGCAACTACCGGCCG
It includes:
- the cyoD gene encoding cytochrome o ubiquinol oxidase subunit IV; this encodes MSELSHNHDEHHDHHEEEGPHSSFSGYMLGFMASVFLTAIPFWLVMGDVFSSRNTTVLIILAFALVQILVHMVYFLHMNFQSEGGWTMLSLIFTVILLFITLAGSLWVMHHMNVNMMPSMMSGGS
- the cyoC gene encoding cytochrome o ubiquinol oxidase subunit III, whose protein sequence is MSHSTAMPAAEPGQFDFLVKGEHHVANGTLLGFWLYLMSDCLIFAALFATYGVLSQNYAGGPSGADLFDLPLVALNTSFLLFSSITYGFAMLQMQQRKLKGTMIWLAITGVFGAGFLGLELYEFYHLLHQGAGPQRSAFLSAFFTLVGTHGLHVCIGIIWLVTLLFQLRKHGLTTANRRRLFCLSMFWHFLDVVWIGVFTIVYLMGSLS
- the cyoA gene encoding ubiquinol oxidase subunit II, which produces MSISKTLRTIFVSAIGMALLSGCDTVVMSPSGDIAAQQAKLIVWATILMLIVVVPVIVLTLLFAWRYRASNKEATYTPDWDHSTNLELVIWAAPLAIIIALGALTWVSTHQLDPYRPLDRIDEGRPVPEGVEPLIVEVVAMDWKWLFFYPEQGIAVVNQLAAPVDRPIKFKITATTMMNSFYIPALAGQIYAMGGMETQLHAVINEAGSYDGFSANYSGAGFNGMRFKFLGMPETEFDKWVSKVKTDGDVLSRSVYTELAEPSEYNPVQYYREVAPDLYDAILNRCVEPGTLCMKDMMKHHGSHKSEVAAPSSANSTAKTHDEGHHAH
- a CDS encoding SURF1 family protein; this translates as MRRIVSLSIISLCGLLLFIGFIALGNWQLERRLWKLDLIEKVEIRVHAPAVAAPGIRDWPSVNKADDEYRHVELRGQFLQNKDTLVVAATELGSGYWVLTPFQRHDGSIVLVNRGYIGQGVTPQAPPQTDTSLTGLLRLNEPKGSVLRENSATTGRWYSRDVKAIADSLGISAAPYFVDADANPSQTQSGDSRSANTPVGGLTVISFNNTHLVYAITWYSLALSVLIAGFVVFREVRRATD
- the cyoB gene encoding cytochrome o ubiquinol oxidase subunit I, whose protein sequence is MSDLSTLIFGRLSLDSIPFHDPILVATFVVAALGGIALLGALTYYKVWGYLWKEWFTSIDHKRIGVMYMILGLIMLLRGFADAIMMRIHQAMAFGEATGYLPPDHYDQIFTAHGVIMIFFVAMPFVVGLMNYIVPLQIGARDVAFPFLNNLSFWMTSAGAALIMISLFIGEFAKSGWLAYPPLTGILQSPGVGVDYYIWSLQIAGVGTLLSGINFVVTIVKMRAPGMNMMKMPIFTWTALCTNILIVAAFPVLTAVMTLLSLDRYLDMNFFTNDLGGNAMMYVNLIWIWGHPEVYILILPIFGVFSEIVSTYSGKRLFGYSSMVYATLVITILSYLVWLHHFFTMGSGATVNSFFGITTMIISIPTGAKIFNWLFTMYRGRIQFEVPMLWTIGFMITFVIGGMTGVLLAVPPADFVLHNSLFLIAHFHNVIIGGVVFGTFAAITFWYPKVTGYKLEPFWGKVSFWCWFIGFYLAFMPLYMLGFMGVTRRMSHFDDPSLQIWFQIALGGAVLIGAGIIAFLVQLYVSYKRRDSLRDETGDPWGGRTLEWSTSSPPPKYNFAFTPRVYDLDAWWHMKSNGFKRATDGFMPIHMPKNTAAGMVISGLSAVFGFAMVWHMWLIGGLTFAALMIAIIAHTFNYKRDYYIPAEEVALVEAQRTEVAA